Part of the Miscanthus floridulus cultivar M001 unplaced genomic scaffold, ASM1932011v1 fs_113_5_6, whole genome shotgun sequence genome, GCCTGAGCcgtacgggtgggatcacccgcgtgtctggtggcggagccgggacgaccccgagggggagcccatctttgcacttgaggacgtggccgaggggggtcgctgggacaccctcgagcagtaccgtaGCCTAGCGGAacggtcgctgcggacagcgctgtccgtcgtggccAATGACCTGCCCAGGGTCTCGCAGGTACGTATCCCCCTTTTCTCGTGTGACGTCATCTTTCTCCGGGTTTATTCGTAGTGCTCAACTtgtgttctgcctatccaggagctcgaggctcGGTCCTTCGGGAAGTCGCTGTTCCTTCGGCGGGAGAGGGGCATCTGGTTCGAGCTCTGTCGGCAGAgggagctgctcgcccacgccaacgagcttctgtcggcgcggaACGCGGAGGCGGAGGATCTCCGTCTTCGCTGTGACAACCGGGAGGCTGAGGCGGCCACGGCTCAGgggcaggtcgcccctttggcggcatgggtcaaggagctagaggaggaactGACCCGTGTGGCCGACGAGCGAGACGCCTCCAACTCCCGGGCGGAAGAAGTGAGGGCCACCGCCATAGCcaccgccgggcagctgggtgcggagcagtaGGCGCacgagctgacgaaaggtgccttggcagaggctaccaaggtggCCGAGGCTTCCCAAGGCGAGGCCCTAAAATGgagggaaaaggccgagggtgagcccTGTTCCCTTTGTTTCGTTCGTCTTTTCATGCGTTCGACACCTGACTTCTTGTCGCGACGCAGaactggagaaggaggcttccagggcagcCAAGGCCTCTCGTGTCGAGGTCCAGTGCtggaaggagaaggccaagggtgagtcccgcaGGCCTCACGCCCCCgtttggcttgttttctttgaCGCTTAATCCCATTCTACTTGTTTTGGCGCAGGGTTGGATGATGAGGTCTCGCGGCTgaccgaggcctccgtcgcgCTGCAGACAGTGCTCGATCACGAGATCGAGGAGCATGAGGTGCTGCAGAGCACCGCTCGCGCcgtctgcgaggccctggagatggagggggttcaatcgggcagctcccttaggagccgcctgACTGCGTTGATTGGCCAAGTGCGTCAGCGACTGCGAGAGGCGCTACACATAGGCGTCAAacgtgccctggccgtcgtctcttcGCACTACACCGGCATCGACGTCGAAGGCGTCAGTGACGGCTATGTCCTGTCCGAGGATGCCGTCGAGGCTGAGGAGGAGCTAACGAGGCTGGAAGCGGCAGTCGAGGGCCCCGGCACGGTGTTGGCgaagctattcgaagaggaggtggtccctcctt contains:
- the LOC136530369 gene encoding uncharacterized protein; this translates as MVLGASAGGPASQGRGEDGDSGQMSARPMAEADTPETRALGKCAVSPLGSMAEVEQAAAGPAPPRVERAPESDEGRPALADTGAAPPPPLQRRDTVKKRLSIRSGRKRQAEVPAFAPRKALKVGMGSIAPGAVGVQELVAQVGATQAAVGQEEEEEPTLREAVAPVAVEATVGAAETPSAVEATEGEVGVKASSVVEATEGEVEVEAPTVAEALRTSGAEVVEIAAPGNFGAEVVEAGVSVARAADLEVETEARGAPGRRKSARSLPTMLPGGRGVADAGAASAVEQPASASGEGSATLVRVRPEPYGWDHPRVWWRSRDDPEGEPIFALEDVAEGGRWDTLEQYRSLAERSLRTALSVVANDLPRVSQELEARSFGKSLFLRRERGIWFELCRQRELLAHANELLSARNAEAEDLRLRCDNREAEAATAQGQVAPLAAWVKELEEELTRVADERDASNSRAEEVRATAIATAGQLELEKEASRAAKASRVEVQCWKEKAKGLDDEVSRLTEASVALQTVLDHEIEEHEVLQSTARAVCEALEMEGVQSGSSLRSRLTALIGQVRQRLREALHIGVKRALAVVSSHYTGIDVEGVSDGYVLSEDAVEAEEELTRLEAAVEGPGTVLAKLFEEEVVPPSPSADAGDPTP